The following coding sequences lie in one Pontibacter sp. G13 genomic window:
- a CDS encoding DUF5694 domain-containing protein, with product MKQIYLTKLLLVAIFAACSCHAQTTSYDPDTLKSAKDFFDFPKPQVLVMGTFHFNYPGLDAKKTSEEDKVDVLSEQRQLEVRELVEYIKQFKPTKICVETRNPGPLMKRFREYQAGTFELGRNEIYQVGYRLADEMALDTLYALDTHGFITELTMLDSTFVEEMAEGYDWVSDDLVDSLGNLWFNYDREILKSMTLLDYLKHINQPGSHESDYGMYLTGDFKLGKYRGADMVATYWYSRNLRIFRNVQEIVESPDDRILLIFGNAHAALFRQFLTCSPEFDYIEFDSL from the coding sequence ATGAAACAGATTTATCTCACAAAACTCCTACTTGTAGCCATTTTCGCAGCATGTTCCTGCCACGCCCAGACTACCTCCTATGACCCGGACACCCTGAAATCCGCCAAGGACTTCTTTGACTTCCCGAAGCCACAAGTATTGGTGATGGGCACTTTTCACTTCAATTATCCCGGACTTGATGCCAAAAAGACCTCCGAAGAAGACAAGGTAGATGTACTGTCCGAGCAACGACAGCTGGAAGTACGAGAGCTCGTGGAGTACATCAAGCAATTCAAGCCCACCAAAATTTGTGTAGAAACGCGCAATCCGGGGCCCCTGATGAAAAGATTCAGAGAATATCAAGCCGGAACGTTTGAGCTGGGGCGCAACGAAATCTATCAGGTAGGCTATCGACTCGCGGACGAAATGGCCCTCGATACCCTGTATGCATTGGATACTCACGGATTTATCACCGAACTGACCATGCTTGACTCAACCTTTGTCGAAGAAATGGCCGAAGGATATGATTGGGTTAGCGACGATCTGGTAGATAGCCTCGGGAATCTCTGGTTCAACTATGACCGTGAGATTCTGAAATCCATGACATTGCTAGACTATCTCAAACATATCAATCAGCCCGGCAGCCATGAATCCGATTATGGAATGTACTTGACCGGAGATTTCAAACTCGGAAAATATCGAGGCGCTGACATGGTCGCCACGTATTGGTACAGCCGAAACCTGAGAATTTTCCGCAATGTGCAAGAAATCGTGGAAAGCCCAGATGATCGAATCCTCCTGATCTTCGGAAATGCACATGCCGCACTCTTCCGCCAATTCTTGACCTGTTCGCCGGAATTTGACTATATCGAATTCGACAGCCTGTAA
- a CDS encoding DUF4291 domain-containing protein: MSTLHTHSLPEFELNTPKLIRSITAQYDEDGLIIYQAYKPQIAQYAVAHQAFGGPFKLGRMTWIKPNFLWMMHRAGWASKEDQERILAIKLSHEFFQLLLDRAVLSTYTERIHGSREGWKFALSNSEVRVQWDPAYNLFDQRQDYRAIQIGIKGGIARRYALEDPLSIEDITPFVRAQYQLLKDRRFDEIQLPVEQEYRVRGSVEVKLGMDGQQVEAV, encoded by the coding sequence ATGTCTACACTCCATACTCACTCCCTCCCTGAATTCGAGCTGAATACCCCCAAGCTCATCCGATCCATCACCGCCCAATACGACGAGGATGGACTGATCATATATCAGGCCTACAAGCCCCAAATCGCCCAATACGCAGTAGCGCACCAAGCCTTTGGCGGCCCTTTCAAATTGGGCAGGATGACCTGGATCAAGCCCAACTTCCTCTGGATGATGCACCGCGCTGGCTGGGCTTCCAAAGAGGACCAAGAACGGATCTTGGCCATCAAATTGTCCCATGAATTTTTCCAATTACTCCTGGATCGTGCTGTTCTCAGCACTTACACAGAACGCATTCATGGTTCAAGAGAAGGATGGAAATTTGCCCTGAGCAACAGCGAAGTTCGCGTTCAATGGGACCCCGCCTACAATCTGTTTGACCAACGCCAAGATTACCGGGCGATCCAGATCGGGATCAAAGGCGGAATCGCCCGAAGATATGCCCTCGAAGATCCGCTCAGTATCGAAGACATCACGCCATTCGTCCGAGCGCAATATCAGCTGTTGAAAGACCGCAGATTCGATGAGATCCAACTGCCCGTCGAACAGGAATATCGAGTGCGAGGCTCTGTGGAAGTCAAACTGGGAATGGACGGCCAGCAGGTAGAAGCGGTCTGA
- a CDS encoding DUF4269 domain-containing protein — translation MTPNFMDIEYLKVGSSRQKQAYDLLKQLAVMDTLAPYDPLLAGTIPIEIDLPESDLDIICQVRDHEAFSAVLAHGFGEQEAFEVSSYPKLGQWRTVARFRSGGFEVEIFGQDEPTISQYAFKHMLIEWRLLQKHGEAFRQKILALKRSGMKTEPAFAQVLGLSGDPYQALLDLGNSLD, via the coding sequence ATGACGCCGAATTTCATGGACATCGAATATCTGAAAGTAGGTTCTTCTCGACAGAAGCAAGCCTATGACCTCCTCAAGCAACTCGCGGTGATGGATACGCTTGCACCCTATGATCCCTTGCTGGCTGGGACGATTCCCATAGAGATTGACCTACCGGAGAGTGATTTGGATATCATCTGCCAAGTCCGGGATCATGAGGCTTTTTCTGCGGTATTGGCGCATGGATTTGGGGAGCAAGAGGCTTTTGAAGTGTCTAGCTATCCGAAATTGGGTCAATGGCGGACGGTGGCGAGATTTCGGTCTGGTGGCTTCGAGGTGGAGATTTTTGGACAGGATGAACCCACAATTTCCCAGTATGCATTCAAGCACATGCTCATCGAATGGAGGCTTTTACAAAAGCATGGAGAGGCATTTCGGCAGAAGATTTTAGCCCTCAAACGATCCGGTATGAAAACCGAGCCCGCATTTGCCCAAGTTTTGGGATTGTCGGGTGATCCCTATCAGGCATTATTGGATTTGGGAAATTCATTGGATTAA
- a CDS encoding DUF2306 domain-containing protein, which yields MKAPQRHILTWIKGGIWYVALAYFSYLMVLITLQYIPIDFGAAFLRVKVDAIQHLHYQIAFFSHVYTSIFVLVLGATQFSARLRLRYRPLHRTLGMGYVGLILGIAAPSGFVMALYANGGLGSQISFILQAILWWGFTFWAIKTAKDRNWKGHERWMMRSYALTLSAISLRLIKWIIVSTVAWPPMDTYRIVSWAGWLVNLAIVEIWILRTRR from the coding sequence ATGAAAGCTCCACAACGGCATATCCTCACATGGATCAAGGGCGGCATCTGGTATGTCGCCCTTGCCTACTTTTCGTACCTGATGGTGCTCATCACCCTCCAGTACATCCCCATCGATTTTGGGGCAGCATTTCTCCGTGTCAAGGTCGACGCCATCCAGCACCTTCACTACCAGATCGCCTTTTTCAGCCATGTCTACACCAGCATTTTTGTGCTGGTACTAGGCGCGACCCAATTTTCTGCCCGGCTCCGACTACGCTATCGGCCCTTACACCGCACACTCGGGATGGGATACGTTGGACTGATCTTGGGCATTGCCGCACCATCTGGATTCGTCATGGCGCTGTATGCCAATGGCGGTCTCGGCTCCCAAATCTCCTTCATCCTTCAGGCTATCCTCTGGTGGGGGTTCACTTTTTGGGCCATCAAAACCGCCAAAGACCGAAACTGGAAAGGACATGAACGATGGATGATGCGCTCCTATGCGCTCACCTTATCTGCTATCAGCCTTCGCCTCATCAAGTGGATCATCGTTTCGACAGTGGCCTGGCCCCCGATGGACACCTACCGGATCGTCTCCTGGGCCGGATGGCTCGTCAATCTGGCAATCGTGGAGATCTGGATCTTGCGGACAAGGAGATAA
- a CDS encoding aminotransferase class V-fold PLP-dependent enzyme: MELEAFFSRFRRQIIGVDHIIQTPYHDSIPLLYADWTASGRMYQAIEDKLQSQLYPLVANTHTDTNHTGMSMTYAYHRAQQIIKQHVGANSEDVLISSNSGMTGVVNKLQRILGLKLHESFLDQVEIAKKNRPVVFVTHMEHHSNQTTWYETIAEVVVVPPDEQGLVAPENFRSAVASYADRQMIIAAITSCSNVTGIMTPYMEIAQIMHEVGGYCFVDFACSAPYIDIDMHASDDDGRYLDAIYFSPHKFLGGPGSSGILIFNRSLYHNRVPDNPGGGTVDWTNPWGQYKFVDDIEAREDGGTPAFLQTIRTAMCCQLKEKMGVDRMLAREEEMLQQIWPRLDRIPNLHVLASEHRHRLGVISFYIDGLHYHLGVKMLNDRFGIQTRGGCSCAGTYGHFLLNVSPSHSREITDLISQGDCSTKPGWIRMSIHPTMTDADIQKLCDALEELAGNFREWQQDYVCDFTQGRIEHTCQQAMRQMEAQIDQCLLEGFA, from the coding sequence ATGGAGTTAGAAGCCTTTTTTTCTCGGTTTCGAAGACAGATCATCGGCGTTGACCATATCATCCAAACCCCGTATCATGATTCCATTCCTCTCTTGTATGCAGATTGGACTGCTAGCGGTAGGATGTACCAAGCCATTGAGGATAAGCTCCAAAGCCAGTTGTATCCCCTGGTGGCAAATACACATACGGACACCAACCACACAGGCATGAGCATGACCTATGCTTACCATCGAGCACAGCAGATCATCAAGCAGCATGTGGGTGCCAATAGCGAAGACGTCCTCATCTCTTCGAATTCAGGCATGACGGGGGTGGTGAATAAATTGCAGCGGATCTTGGGCCTCAAACTGCATGAGTCCTTTCTCGATCAGGTGGAAATAGCCAAGAAAAATCGACCTGTAGTGTTCGTGACCCACATGGAGCACCACTCCAATCAGACGACTTGGTATGAAACGATCGCGGAGGTAGTGGTGGTTCCGCCCGATGAGCAAGGATTGGTTGCTCCGGAAAATTTCCGCTCAGCGGTAGCTAGTTATGCCGACCGCCAGATGATAATTGCTGCGATTACCTCCTGCTCCAACGTTACGGGAATCATGACGCCGTATATGGAGATTGCCCAAATCATGCACGAAGTCGGAGGATATTGTTTTGTGGATTTTGCATGCTCGGCTCCATATATCGACATCGATATGCACGCTTCCGATGACGACGGCAGATATCTGGATGCGATCTACTTCTCGCCACACAAATTTCTTGGTGGTCCGGGATCGAGTGGCATCTTGATATTCAACCGGTCTTTGTATCACAATCGAGTTCCTGATAACCCGGGGGGAGGTACAGTCGATTGGACGAATCCTTGGGGGCAATACAAATTTGTGGATGACATCGAGGCACGTGAAGATGGCGGCACTCCTGCATTTTTGCAGACTATCCGGACAGCCATGTGTTGCCAGTTGAAGGAAAAAATGGGCGTGGATCGGATGCTCGCTCGGGAGGAAGAGATGCTCCAGCAGATCTGGCCAAGGCTCGATCGAATTCCCAATCTTCATGTCTTGGCAAGCGAACATCGCCATCGTTTGGGGGTGATTTCGTTCTACATCGATGGCCTACATTATCACTTAGGCGTCAAGATGCTCAATGACCGATTTGGGATTCAGACGCGTGGAGGCTGTTCATGCGCAGGCACCTATGGCCACTTTTTGCTGAACGTCAGCCCTTCCCATTCGAGAGAGATTACAGACCTGATCAGTCAGGGGGATTGCTCTACAAAGCCCGGCTGGATCAGGATGTCCATTCATCCGACGATGACTGATGCGGACATACAAAAACTGTGTGATGCATTGGAGGAATTGGCAGGGAACTTCCGGGAGTGGCAGCAGGATTATGTCTGCGATTTCACACAGGGAAGAATCGAGCACACCTGCCAGCAAGCCATGCGGCAGATGGAGGCCCAAATCGATCAATGTCTCCTGGAAGGATTTGCCTGA
- a CDS encoding YARHG domain-containing protein, translated as MRFTYAMAIACIFFAGCDSAIKNPNPQVVEEPGTEISETADLETEEEEDYVIQGPLFDDVTEADLTGFYVGYFMPDREKLNGEENLYVDEGYVWRRENKINISIDRFEGDSIYGHSVVAGNDRPFKGTFTRNDETEQYVFSVREPGDDRYDGAFEFAIEGSGMAGTWAAYQDLTVKYRKYELERQGYLYDADVMLEHAKQYINWQKSIEQTDSIEYEEGEFEEYVLKEFSTSTDRIYEINASNTVLTQEIVENLKKEDLRIIRNTIYARHGYSFKNRPLRVFFDAQSWYVPVHTDIRGEFTDIERQNIELLLRYEQNAEEYYDSFGRG; from the coding sequence ATGCGTTTCACCTACGCAATGGCGATTGCCTGTATCTTTTTCGCAGGCTGTGATTCCGCCATCAAAAACCCCAATCCCCAAGTTGTCGAAGAACCCGGCACCGAAATTTCCGAAACGGCCGATCTCGAAACCGAAGAAGAAGAGGACTACGTGATCCAAGGTCCGCTCTTTGACGATGTGACAGAAGCCGATCTGACCGGATTCTATGTAGGGTATTTCATGCCTGACCGAGAAAAACTGAACGGAGAAGAAAACCTCTATGTAGACGAGGGATATGTATGGCGCAGAGAGAACAAGATCAACATCTCCATCGACCGATTCGAAGGGGACTCTATCTATGGCCATAGCGTTGTTGCAGGAAATGACCGCCCTTTCAAAGGAACCTTTACCCGCAATGACGAGACCGAGCAATACGTATTTTCCGTCCGCGAACCAGGAGACGACCGATACGATGGGGCATTTGAATTTGCCATCGAAGGGTCGGGAATGGCCGGGACCTGGGCAGCCTATCAGGACCTGACTGTCAAATACCGCAAATACGAGCTTGAACGCCAGGGCTATCTCTATGATGCCGATGTGATGCTGGAGCACGCCAAGCAGTACATCAATTGGCAAAAGTCCATCGAGCAGACCGACTCAATCGAATATGAGGAGGGTGAATTTGAGGAATACGTCTTGAAGGAATTCTCCACCAGCACAGACAGGATCTATGAGATCAATGCCTCCAACACGGTTTTGACCCAGGAAATCGTAGAGAATCTCAAAAAGGAAGACCTTCGCATCATCCGCAATACCATCTACGCACGCCACGGGTATTCCTTCAAGAATCGTCCGCTGCGTGTGTTCTTCGATGCGCAATCCTGGTATGTCCCTGTTCATACCGACATCCGGGGTGAATTCACCGACATTGAACGCCAGAATATCGAGCTGCTGCTCCGCTATGAGCAAAATGCCGAAGAATACTACGATTCATTCGGGCGGGGCTGA
- a CDS encoding putative quinol monooxygenase — METSPHYGLIGSFQAIDGAGEQLAGILLQAAELMRSADGCQLYAVGQSPDQSDTIWVMEIWDSQEAHDQSLGLPGVRELIGQAMPLLAAPPKGGQALEILGGVGVKE, encoded by the coding sequence ATGGAAACATCTCCACATTACGGCTTGATTGGCTCATTTCAAGCGATTGACGGCGCTGGCGAACAACTCGCGGGCATCCTTCTACAAGCCGCAGAACTCATGCGCAGCGCTGACGGTTGTCAACTGTATGCAGTAGGCCAATCTCCTGATCAGTCAGATACGATCTGGGTCATGGAGATTTGGGATAGCCAAGAAGCCCATGATCAATCTTTGGGATTGCCGGGTGTCCGGGAATTGATCGGGCAAGCCATGCCCCTTCTGGCGGCTCCTCCCAAGGGCGGCCAAGCACTAGAAATTCTCGGTGGGGTAGGCGTGAAGGAATAG
- a CDS encoding RNA polymerase sigma factor: MELEQAVKLALNGDRDALEQVVKGIQGWVYNLALSMLWHPDDAQDATQEILIKVITRLSMFEGKSVFKTWVYRVASNELLNVKAKRIRQRVNFEAFSHKLAEGLNYDRAHQSDRVEQKLLVTEAKVGCSLAMLQCLDRDHRLTYLLGEILEFNSQEGSYILGIAPATYRKRLSRVRSKVRAFVHHHCGLVNASNPCRCSKQVASNVEAGIIRPKSLLFAQEDAQALIDSVEEVRNEVWLFQTNMEYEAPEMLLEGVRRIIFQARF, translated from the coding sequence ATGGAGTTGGAGCAAGCCGTTAAACTCGCGTTGAATGGTGATCGTGATGCCCTTGAACAAGTGGTCAAGGGCATCCAAGGTTGGGTGTACAATTTGGCATTGAGCATGCTTTGGCACCCAGACGATGCCCAAGACGCCACGCAGGAGATTCTGATCAAAGTCATCACCCGGTTGTCCATGTTTGAGGGGAAAAGCGTCTTCAAGACTTGGGTCTATCGTGTGGCTTCGAATGAACTCCTCAATGTGAAAGCCAAGCGCATCCGCCAGCGGGTGAATTTTGAAGCATTTAGCCATAAACTTGCCGAAGGTCTCAACTACGACCGAGCCCATCAATCGGACCGAGTGGAGCAAAAGCTCTTGGTGACGGAGGCCAAAGTGGGATGCTCGCTGGCCATGTTGCAATGTCTAGATCGGGACCATCGGTTGACCTATCTGCTTGGGGAAATTTTGGAGTTCAATAGCCAAGAAGGAAGCTACATCTTGGGGATAGCACCTGCTACCTACCGCAAAAGGCTTTCCCGTGTCAGGTCGAAGGTAAGGGCCTTTGTGCACCATCATTGTGGGTTGGTGAATGCCTCCAATCCGTGTCGATGCTCCAAGCAGGTGGCATCCAATGTCGAGGCGGGGATCATTCGTCCCAAGAGCTTGCTATTCGCTCAGGAGGATGCCCAAGCGCTGATCGATTCTGTGGAGGAGGTCCGGAATGAGGTCTGGCTGTTCCAAACCAATATGGAATACGAAGCGCCAGAAATGTTGCTAGAGGGTGTTCGGCGAATCATTTTCCAAGCGCGGTTTTGA